Proteins co-encoded in one Amaranthus tricolor cultivar Red isolate AtriRed21 chromosome 7, ASM2621246v1, whole genome shotgun sequence genomic window:
- the LOC130818419 gene encoding uncharacterized protein LOC130818419: protein MFRERASERKTFRVLDDYQYYPEVQTAAHNPNGNNFRIASTSTQLKTRPAMFVVEEAWQRPHHRNSVGERKLRVRQPIPRRYKTTHNPGPQRNSKSLHSLVDRGAGNRGHSCLSWRLGPREATRPPGGGNNYGSWSLFVDCIPQGMTSRWLRSIFEKDGCVDDVFISKKIRDFTYDAFGFVRFSSVQEAENAISNLNGLVVRGRKLRVSMAKY, encoded by the coding sequence atgttTAGAGAGAGAGCTAGTGAGAGAAAGACCTTTCGTGTGCTTGATGATTACCAGTATTACCCAGAAGTCCAAACTGCTGCCCATAACCCAAACGGTAATAATTTCAGAATCGCCTCGACTTCCACCCAGCTTAAGACTCGTCCGGCAATGTTCGTGGTGGAAGAAGCCTGGCAGAGGCCACACCATCGGAATTCGGTGGGGGAAAGGAAACTTAGAGTTAGACAACCAATCCCACGAAGGTACAAAACCACGCACAACCCTGGGCCTCAGAGGAATTCGAAAAGCCTCCATTCTCTGGTTGATCGGGGTGCTGGTAATCGAGGGCACTCCTGCCTCTCTTGGAGGTTAGGACCTCGGGAGGCTACCCGACCACCTGGTGGTGGAAACAACTATGGGTCTTGGTCTTTGTTTGTGGACTGCATTCCCCAAGGTATGACATCAAGATGGTTAAGGAGTATTTTTGAAAAAGATGGTTGTGTTGATGATGTATTCATATCAAAGAAAATTAGAGACTTTACTTATGACGCCTTCGGTTTCGTCAGATTTAGTAGTGTCCAAGAAGCAGAAAATGCCATTAGCAACCTTAATGGATTAGTAGTTAGAGGGAGGAAATTAAGGGTCTCTATGGCCAAATACTGA